Proteins found in one Cobetia sp. L2A1 genomic segment:
- a CDS encoding RnfABCDGE type electron transport complex subunit D, translated as MSLMHASSPHAHGPTATSRVMAWVLAATLPGIVVLCWHYGWGVLFNLAFACLAGVGLEALLLKMRGRPVSFFLKDNSALVTCVLLAVSLPPLAPWWLVLTGVIAAIVVAKQLYGGLGQNPFNPAMVAYALLLISFPVEMSRWSAPQGFALGFSDSLAQFFGLIATPDALTGATPLDTFRNKGELSTAEFWANPASLPAANLLAWQQSAIAWGLGGLVLLAKRLITWHIPAAMLGSLAAISAVFFLMDADQYASPLFHLLCGTAIFGAFFIATDPVTAATSNKGKLYYGVGIGILIFLIRAFGAYPDAIAFAVLLMNFSVPFIDYYTQPRSYGHKKPRRGISLEDKS; from the coding sequence ATGAGCCTGATGCATGCAAGCTCCCCTCATGCCCACGGGCCTACTGCGACATCGCGCGTGATGGCATGGGTACTGGCTGCCACGTTGCCGGGTATCGTCGTGCTGTGCTGGCACTATGGCTGGGGCGTCCTGTTCAATCTGGCCTTTGCCTGTCTGGCAGGGGTCGGTCTTGAAGCCCTGCTACTCAAGATGCGTGGACGGCCGGTCAGCTTCTTCCTGAAGGACAACTCTGCACTGGTGACCTGTGTCCTTCTGGCGGTCTCTCTGCCACCACTGGCGCCCTGGTGGCTGGTGCTGACGGGAGTCATCGCCGCCATCGTCGTCGCGAAGCAACTCTATGGTGGACTGGGGCAGAACCCGTTCAATCCGGCGATGGTCGCCTATGCCCTGTTACTGATTTCCTTCCCAGTGGAAATGTCGCGCTGGTCAGCGCCACAAGGGTTCGCGCTCGGCTTCAGCGACAGTCTTGCGCAGTTCTTCGGGCTTATCGCGACCCCCGATGCGCTGACCGGGGCTACGCCGCTGGATACCTTCCGCAACAAGGGTGAGCTGAGTACGGCGGAGTTCTGGGCCAATCCTGCGTCATTGCCGGCAGCCAATCTGCTTGCCTGGCAGCAGTCGGCAATCGCCTGGGGGCTGGGCGGGCTCGTGCTGCTCGCCAAACGTCTGATCACCTGGCACATCCCTGCCGCCATGCTGGGGAGTCTTGCCGCGATCTCTGCCGTCTTCTTCTTAATGGACGCGGATCAGTACGCCAGCCCGCTGTTCCACCTGCTGTGCGGCACAGCGATCTTTGGCGCCTTCTTCATCGCCACCGACCCGGTCACGGCGGCAACCTCCAACAAGGGCAAGCTTTACTACGGCGTAGGTATCGGCATTCTGATCTTCCTGATTCGTGCCTTCGGTGCCTATCCAGATGCCATCGCCTTCGCGGTACTGCTGATGAACTTCAGCGTGCCCTTCATCGATTACTACACTCAGCCTCGCAGCTATGGTCACAAGAAGCCTCGTCGAGGCATCTCGCTGGAGGACAAGTCATGA
- the rsxG gene encoding electron transport complex subunit RsxG — protein sequence MSKTSDTPMKSPAPRGLKQNMTRAALGLAVFAIVTAGVVAVTQITTADTIVKNERAAQSAALAEIIPPSLHDNELLDDTFALPPSRVLGLTTADTGWRATMDGKTVAILLPVVTGKGYSGDIRLLVGIRADGSIAGVRAVKHSETPGLGDKIEARKSGWIHEFDDQTLSSVKWKVNKDGGDFDQFTGATITPRAVVGAVRQALIYFMAHRTALLAGDSETLTATKRVKKEAPEPTASSPPDGIALPENSTTPVGAAIPAGAATSKKTASDAKASASPEHSGDNAHE from the coding sequence ATGAGCAAGACATCCGATACGCCCATGAAATCACCAGCACCGCGCGGCCTGAAACAGAACATGACCCGTGCTGCACTAGGACTAGCGGTATTTGCCATCGTGACCGCAGGGGTAGTGGCCGTCACGCAGATCACGACCGCAGACACGATTGTCAAGAATGAGCGCGCGGCGCAGAGTGCCGCTCTGGCCGAGATCATTCCGCCGTCACTTCACGACAACGAACTGCTCGACGACACCTTTGCGCTGCCGCCCTCGCGAGTATTGGGGCTGACAACCGCTGATACTGGCTGGCGCGCGACCATGGATGGCAAGACAGTCGCCATCCTCCTGCCAGTCGTGACAGGCAAGGGCTACAGCGGCGACATTCGCCTGCTGGTCGGTATCCGTGCAGATGGCAGCATTGCCGGTGTTCGCGCCGTGAAGCACAGCGAGACACCAGGGCTTGGCGACAAGATCGAAGCACGCAAATCTGGCTGGATTCACGAATTCGATGACCAAACACTCAGCTCGGTGAAGTGGAAAGTGAACAAGGATGGCGGCGACTTTGATCAGTTTACCGGCGCCACCATCACGCCACGTGCCGTCGTGGGTGCCGTTCGTCAGGCGTTGATCTACTTCATGGCGCATCGCACGGCGCTATTGGCCGGTGACAGCGAGACACTGACGGCCACCAAACGTGTCAAAAAAGAAGCACCTGAACCTACGGCCTCATCACCGCCCGACGGCATTGCGCTGCCTGAAAACAGCACGACACCGGTAGGTGCCGCGATACCTGCAGGCGCGGCGACATCCAAGAAGACGGCTAGCGATGCCAAAGCTTCCGCTTCCCCCGAGCACAGCGGAGACAATGCACATGAGTGA
- a CDS encoding electron transport complex subunit E yields the protein MSDISLGKISRNGLWDNNPALVQLLGLCPLLAVTASVVNALGLGLATLLVLVGSNTAVSLIRNLVPAEVRLPAFVMIIASFVTCAELLMKAYTFELYQILGIFIPLIVTNCAILGRADAFAAKHPVLPAATDGLMMGLGFMAVLVLLGAMRELFGQGTLFAGMELLLGPMATDWKMTIFPHYSFLFLVLPPGAFFCMGLIIAGKKTIDEQLAQRRKAAAADTPKVSRRVRVTGTIS from the coding sequence ATGAGTGATATCTCGCTTGGCAAGATCAGTCGCAACGGACTATGGGATAACAACCCGGCATTGGTTCAGCTGCTGGGACTATGTCCGCTGCTGGCCGTAACGGCGAGCGTCGTCAATGCACTCGGGCTAGGGCTGGCGACACTCCTGGTACTGGTCGGCTCGAATACCGCCGTTTCACTGATACGCAATCTGGTGCCAGCCGAGGTGCGGCTGCCCGCGTTCGTGATGATCATCGCATCGTTCGTGACCTGTGCTGAGCTCCTGATGAAGGCATATACCTTCGAGCTCTATCAGATTCTCGGCATCTTCATCCCACTGATCGTGACCAACTGCGCGATTCTAGGCCGTGCGGATGCCTTTGCTGCCAAGCATCCGGTACTCCCGGCTGCTACCGACGGCTTGATGATGGGGCTGGGCTTCATGGCCGTGCTAGTACTACTGGGGGCGATGCGTGAGTTATTTGGTCAAGGCACGCTGTTTGCCGGCATGGAACTATTGCTCGGACCAATGGCGACGGATTGGAAGATGACCATCTTCCCCCACTATTCCTTCCTGTTCCTGGTGTTGCCGCCCGGTGCCTTCTTCTGCATGGGACTGATCATTGCGGGCAAGAAGACCATCGATGAGCAGCTGGCACAGCGACGCAAGGCCGCTGCCGCAGATACCCCGAAGGTGTCACGGCGCGTGCGTGTTACCGGCACGATATCGTGA
- the nth gene encoding endonuclease III, which translates to MNAQKRLEIFTRLRAENPEPRTELEWSTPFELLIAVLLSAQATDVSVNKATAKLYPIANTPVTILALGVDTLKEYIKTIGLYNTKAENVIKTCRMLIEQHDSVVPQTREALEALPGVGRKTANVVLNTAFGQPTMAVDTHIFRVSNRTRIAPGKNVLEVEHKLMRHVPREFLVDAHHWLILHGRYTCMARKPRCGSCVIEDLCEYKDKVDL; encoded by the coding sequence ATGAACGCTCAGAAACGCCTCGAAATATTCACGCGCCTGCGGGCGGAAAATCCTGAACCTCGCACCGAGCTTGAGTGGTCAACGCCGTTTGAGTTACTGATCGCGGTGTTGTTATCAGCTCAAGCCACCGATGTCAGCGTCAACAAGGCGACGGCCAAGCTCTATCCGATCGCCAATACACCCGTCACGATTCTGGCGTTGGGCGTCGATACGCTGAAGGAATACATCAAGACCATCGGGCTTTATAACACCAAGGCCGAGAATGTCATCAAGACCTGCCGCATGTTGATAGAGCAGCACGACAGCGTGGTCCCGCAGACACGAGAAGCACTGGAGGCATTACCCGGTGTCGGACGCAAGACAGCGAACGTGGTGCTGAATACAGCCTTTGGCCAGCCGACCATGGCAGTGGATACTCACATCTTCCGCGTCTCCAATCGCACCCGAATCGCACCTGGCAAGAACGTATTGGAAGTCGAGCACAAGTTGATGCGCCATGTGCCCAGAGAGTTCCTGGTCGATGCCCATCATTGGTTGATTCTGCACGGTCGCTATACCTGCATGGCCCGTAAACCGCGCTGCGGTAGCTGCGTGATCGAAGACCTCTGTGAGTACAAGGATAAGGTCGACCTGTAA
- a CDS encoding sensor domain-containing protein, protein MSVPSHLRHTPKPSPPETKDLLSSDAKADASVESLTLQLQTLEAENHLLRTLVDAHPDILFIKDAQGLFRYANRTLTEFYGTTLEDIIGREDSYYTGNKEQGNFFRRSVQHVLDTFESELVFEDATDAETGEIKHFRSIKLPFHSTQGEELVAVLAHNVTAEVREHERKTRQIDHIYDTSLEGFWDWNIQSSAVTHNRRWSQILGIPESELSNSLEEFAALLHPEDMPEAMVAIEDCLAGKAPYYHRHRMLNRQGKVLWVIDKGDVIERDKEGKPLRMIGSITDITRVVESEALLHQHNRFDSLTKLANRSSLIDLLQQTIITTDIRGGHAALIFIDLDHFKKINDLLGHTAGDHLLIEVAHRLSRQARSTDMVARFGGDEFVILLQPLSEYAIDANRELEDVMEKMQHSLNQTYSLTGPSGKLLEHHSSASMGSIMFHDRSLSAEELIHRADIAMYCAKEAGRNQRISFDPSMRLKLERSVQLEHDLRSAIELDQTWIVLQPQFDQHQQLLGAECLMRWRHPVYGMISPFEFIPLAEKSHLIDRLGDWVLEEACTLLKTWESVPALADIHLSINVSTRQIDSPCYVDSMAETLTRHDISPLCLQLELTESVFVNDMPTTVGRMHQLNALSLSLSLDDFGTGFSSLTYIKHLPFSEIKIDRSFISDLEHDVMDFRMVEFIIHLGHELGMRVVAEGVETQGQFDHLTAMGCDVIQGYLLAKPMPVDAFIQRYGGS, encoded by the coding sequence ATGTCAGTGCCTTCTCATCTTCGTCATACTCCGAAACCTTCGCCACCCGAGACGAAGGATCTCTTGTCGTCTGATGCGAAAGCGGATGCCTCGGTTGAAAGTCTGACGCTGCAACTCCAGACGCTCGAGGCAGAGAACCACCTATTGAGGACGCTGGTCGATGCCCATCCGGACATCCTGTTCATCAAGGATGCCCAAGGACTATTCCGCTACGCCAACCGCACTCTGACAGAATTCTACGGTACGACACTCGAAGACATCATCGGGCGTGAAGATAGCTACTACACCGGTAACAAGGAACAAGGGAACTTCTTTCGTCGTAGTGTTCAACACGTACTCGACACCTTCGAAAGCGAGCTTGTCTTTGAGGACGCCACCGATGCCGAGACGGGGGAGATCAAGCACTTCCGCTCCATCAAGCTGCCGTTTCACAGCACACAGGGCGAGGAGTTAGTCGCGGTGCTGGCGCACAACGTCACCGCCGAAGTACGTGAGCACGAGCGCAAGACCCGCCAGATTGATCATATCTACGATACGTCACTGGAAGGCTTCTGGGACTGGAATATTCAAAGTAGTGCCGTGACGCACAATCGTCGCTGGTCACAGATACTGGGAATACCGGAGAGTGAACTGAGCAATAGCCTGGAGGAATTTGCCGCACTCCTGCATCCAGAAGATATGCCAGAAGCCATGGTTGCCATCGAAGACTGTCTGGCGGGCAAGGCACCCTATTACCATCGACACCGCATGCTGAATCGCCAAGGGAAAGTGCTGTGGGTCATCGATAAGGGAGATGTCATTGAGCGCGATAAAGAGGGAAAGCCTCTGCGGATGATTGGCTCGATCACGGATATCACCCGTGTCGTGGAATCGGAGGCATTACTGCATCAGCACAATCGTTTCGATTCCCTTACCAAGCTGGCCAACAGATCCTCGTTGATCGACTTGCTGCAACAAACCATCATCACGACTGATATTCGGGGTGGCCATGCTGCCTTGATTTTCATTGATCTGGACCATTTCAAGAAAATCAATGACCTGCTCGGTCATACTGCCGGTGATCACCTGCTGATCGAAGTCGCTCATCGCCTGAGCCGTCAAGCCCGTAGCACTGACATGGTTGCCCGTTTCGGTGGCGATGAATTTGTCATCCTGCTTCAGCCCTTGAGCGAGTACGCCATCGACGCCAATCGCGAGCTCGAAGACGTAATGGAGAAAATGCAGCATTCCCTCAACCAGACCTACTCACTGACAGGCCCCTCGGGCAAGCTTCTGGAGCATCACAGTTCAGCCAGCATGGGCAGCATCATGTTTCATGACCGCAGCCTAAGTGCCGAAGAGTTGATTCACCGTGCAGATATTGCCATGTACTGCGCCAAGGAAGCGGGTCGCAATCAGCGAATCAGTTTCGACCCCAGCATGCGATTGAAGCTGGAGCGATCCGTACAGCTGGAACACGATCTACGCAGCGCCATTGAGCTTGATCAAACGTGGATCGTGCTGCAGCCACAATTTGATCAGCATCAGCAGTTACTCGGCGCAGAGTGCTTGATGCGCTGGCGACACCCGGTGTACGGCATGATCTCGCCATTCGAATTCATTCCGCTGGCAGAGAAAAGCCACCTGATCGACAGGCTAGGTGATTGGGTGCTCGAAGAAGCCTGTACGTTACTCAAGACATGGGAGAGCGTTCCTGCACTGGCTGACATTCATCTATCGATCAATGTCAGTACACGCCAGATCGACAGCCCCTGCTATGTCGATAGCATGGCTGAGACCCTGACTCGACATGATATCTCTCCGCTATGCCTGCAGCTTGAACTGACAGAGAGCGTCTTCGTCAATGACATGCCCACCACCGTGGGGCGCATGCATCAATTGAATGCGCTGAGCTTGAGCCTATCACTGGACGATTTCGGCACCGGCTTTTCCTCGCTGACCTATATCAAGCATCTGCCTTTTTCCGAAATCAAGATCGACAGAAGCTTCATCAGTGATCTCGAGCACGACGTGATGGATTTCCGCATGGTCGAATTCATCATCCATCTGGGCCACGAACTAGGGATGCGTGTGGTCGCGGAAGGCGTCGAGACTCAAGGCCAGTTTGATCATCTCACCGCCATGGGCTGTGACGTCATCCAAGGCTACCTGCTGGCGAAGCCGATGCCAGTCGATGCCTTCATCCAACGTTATGGCGGCTCATGA